One segment of Danio aesculapii chromosome 3, fDanAes4.1, whole genome shotgun sequence DNA contains the following:
- the LOC130219146 gene encoding caspase-6-like isoform X2, whose product MATNTKSQESENTTESDGCNQSMDPNLEYTMKHARRGMALIFNQKNFDCELKVRKGTDADRDNLVSRFKELDFEVKAYNDYSQDDVLFEIKKPAAANHKDADCFVCIFLSHGGNGHVYAKDGQIDIPEITDLFKGDKCRSLVGKPKIFIWQACRGDKKDDPVTPMSVEDCDDEMDVDAGVLPTLPAGADFIMCYSTAEGFSSFRNSSNGSWYIQDLCKILGRYHSELEFTNILTLVNMEVSSHSVLKSEDLSFTGKKQMPCFASMLTKRLFFRPKK is encoded by the exons ATGGCAACTAACACCAAGAGCCAGGAATCAG AAAATACAACAGAATCCGATGGCTGTAATCAAAG TATGGATCCTAATCTGGAGTATACTATGAAGCACGCGAGGCGAGGAATGGCTCTCATCTTTAACCAGAAAAATTTTGACTGCGAACTGAAAGTCCGCAAAGGCACAGATGCAGACAGAGACAACCTTGTTAGCAG atttaaagagCTGGATTTTGAAGTGAAGGCTTATAATGATTATAGTCAGGATGACGTTTTGTTTGAAATTAAAAAAC CTGCTGCTGCTAACCATAAAGACGCAGACTGTTTTGTCTGCATCTTTTTAAGTCATGGGGGAAATGGCCATGTTTATGCCAAAGATGGGCAGATCGATATACCTGAAATCACTGATTTGTTCAAGGGGGATAAATGTCGTAGTCTTGTGGGTAAACCCAAGATCTTCATCTGGCAG GCTTGCCGTGGTGACAAAAAGGATGATCCTGTGACTCCAATGAGTGTGGAGGACTGTGATGATGAAATGGATGTAGATGCAGGAGTGCTTCCCACCCTTCCAGCTGGAGCAGATTTCATTATGTGCTACTCAACAGCTGAAG GATTTAGCTCTTTCCGTAATTCCAGTAATGGCTCATGGTACATTCAGGATCTGTGTAAAATCTTGGGGCGTTATCATTCAGAACTGGAGTTCACCAACATACTGACGCTTGTTAACATGGAAGTTTCATCCCACTCTGTACTGAAAAGCGAAGATCTTTCTTTTACTGGCAAAAAGCAGATGCCTTGCTTTGCATCCATGCTCACCAAGAGGCTGTTTTTCAGGCCCAAGAAGTAA
- the LOC130219146 gene encoding caspase-6-like isoform X3, which produces MQTETTLLAAAAANHKDADCFVCIFLSHGGNGHVYAKDGQIDIPEITDLFKGDKCRSLVGKPKIFIWQACRGDKKDDPVTPMSVEDCDDEMDVDAGVLPTLPAGADFIMCYSTAEGFSSFRNSSNGSWYIQDLCKILGRYHSELEFTNILTLVNMEVSSHSVLKSEDLSFTGKKQMPCFASMLTKRLFFRPKK; this is translated from the exons ATGCAGACAGAGACAACCTTGTTAGCAG CTGCTGCTGCTAACCATAAAGACGCAGACTGTTTTGTCTGCATCTTTTTAAGTCATGGGGGAAATGGCCATGTTTATGCCAAAGATGGGCAGATCGATATACCTGAAATCACTGATTTGTTCAAGGGGGATAAATGTCGTAGTCTTGTGGGTAAACCCAAGATCTTCATCTGGCAG GCTTGCCGTGGTGACAAAAAGGATGATCCTGTGACTCCAATGAGTGTGGAGGACTGTGATGATGAAATGGATGTAGATGCAGGAGTGCTTCCCACCCTTCCAGCTGGAGCAGATTTCATTATGTGCTACTCAACAGCTGAAG GATTTAGCTCTTTCCGTAATTCCAGTAATGGCTCATGGTACATTCAGGATCTGTGTAAAATCTTGGGGCGTTATCATTCAGAACTGGAGTTCACCAACATACTGACGCTTGTTAACATGGAAGTTTCATCCCACTCTGTACTGAAAAGCGAAGATCTTTCTTTTACTGGCAAAAAGCAGATGCCTTGCTTTGCATCCATGCTCACCAAGAGGCTGTTTTTCAGGCCCAAGAAGTAA
- the LOC130219146 gene encoding caspase-6-like isoform X1, which translates to MATNTKSQESENTTESDGCNQSMDPNLEYTMKHARRGMALIFNQKNFDCELKVRKGTDADRDNLVSRFKELDFEVKAYNDYSQDDVLFEIKKPAAANHKDADCFVCIFLSHGGNGHVYAKDGQIDIPEITDLFKGDKCRSLVGKPKIFIWQACRGDKKDDPVTPMSVEDCDDEMDVDAGVLPTLPAGADFIMCYSTAEGQCFYLCFVVRKFSSYFSSKLFKSCCFKQLECNVPPLLYYNVRLLKINFIVLFSFKGFSSFRNSSNGSWYIQDLCKILGRYHSELEFTNILTLVNMEVSSHSVLKSEDLSFTGKKQMPCFASMLTKRLFFRPKK; encoded by the exons ATGGCAACTAACACCAAGAGCCAGGAATCAG AAAATACAACAGAATCCGATGGCTGTAATCAAAG TATGGATCCTAATCTGGAGTATACTATGAAGCACGCGAGGCGAGGAATGGCTCTCATCTTTAACCAGAAAAATTTTGACTGCGAACTGAAAGTCCGCAAAGGCACAGATGCAGACAGAGACAACCTTGTTAGCAG atttaaagagCTGGATTTTGAAGTGAAGGCTTATAATGATTATAGTCAGGATGACGTTTTGTTTGAAATTAAAAAAC CTGCTGCTGCTAACCATAAAGACGCAGACTGTTTTGTCTGCATCTTTTTAAGTCATGGGGGAAATGGCCATGTTTATGCCAAAGATGGGCAGATCGATATACCTGAAATCACTGATTTGTTCAAGGGGGATAAATGTCGTAGTCTTGTGGGTAAACCCAAGATCTTCATCTGGCAG GCTTGCCGTGGTGACAAAAAGGATGATCCTGTGACTCCAATGAGTGTGGAGGACTGTGATGATGAAATGGATGTAGATGCAGGAGTGCTTCCCACCCTTCCAGCTGGAGCAGATTTCATTATGTGCTACTCAACAGCTGAAGGTCAGTgtttttatctttgctttgttgTACGGaaattttctagttatttttcatCCAAGTTGTTTAAAAGTTGTTGCTTTAAACAACTTGAATGCAATGTACCTCCATTACTTTACTATAATGtcagacttttaaaaattaatttcattgttttgttttctttcaaaGGATTTAGCTCTTTCCGTAATTCCAGTAATGGCTCATGGTACATTCAGGATCTGTGTAAAATCTTGGGGCGTTATCATTCAGAACTGGAGTTCACCAACATACTGACGCTTGTTAACATGGAAGTTTCATCCCACTCTGTACTGAAAAGCGAAGATCTTTCTTTTACTGGCAAAAAGCAGATGCCTTGCTTTGCATCCATGCTCACCAAGAGGCTGTTTTTCAGGCCCAAGAAGTAA